acatttattttttttttttattttttcacttatcaattttaaaaatctgtgACAAATATCAATGGTGACTAAGTGCTATTTTTAAGTGAAGTGTAGGGGTGTGCAGCTAATCGTGAACGATTCGAatcgaattattcaaaaatttttaaattattcgtcaatttaattatccgaggttttaaattatttgaaacttttcaaattgttcgatttgaatcaagaaaattcTGATCagatttcaaatattcaatttttatttaattaagagcACAATTTTCGTAGATTCGTGTCTGAACTcctctaataaaaatttgagttattagaaaaaatattaaaattttaaaacgtcgttaaaaagaaaatttttgaattattcgaattatttgattcaaaatttgaatcgaaTAGTTTGATTCGATTTGATACGATATCTCGTAGGTTTGAATTATTCGCACACCCCTAGtggtgtttttaaatttaaaattaattaattaatttattttgtttgtgaTAAATTTCAGGAAGAAGATGAACAAAAGACCGCAATAATGCGCAAAGCATTTCAAATGTTTGACACCACCAAGAGCGGCTTCATTGACACCATAAAGATCTCGACGATATTGAACACCATGGGCCAGTTGTTCGACGATGCCGAGCTGAACGCAATCATTGCGGAAAATGATCCCGACAAGGTCGGAAAAGTTAATTTCGACGGGTTCTGTAAAATAGCCGGGAGATTCCTCGAAGAAGAAGACGCAGAAGCAATGCAAGAAGAGTTGAAAGAAGCTTTCCGTCTTTACGACCGCGAAGGAAACGGTTACATCACAACGGCTACGCTTAAAGAAATTCTCGCGGCTCTTGATGACAAATTAACGAGCTCGGACCTCGATGGTATTATTGCCGAAATTGATACCGATGGCTCTGGCACAGTGGACTTTGACGgttagttttattaataattaatattttttatatataataagtgtatatttatatacaacgcaattatatttaatgagcTTGTCTTTTTTAAGAACGCGTGactaaacaatttaaattctatttcaGAGTTCATGGAGATGATGACTGGTGAATAACTCGTGTTCAAGTTAATCTTCACAAGAATACTAGCACCCACGCAaaagacaaaatttaaaacaacggCCAGCTTTGTCATCATAAGAAGAAATTAGATATTCGCATGcgatttgataattttcattatacaTCCAATCAGTTCTCCACATCATcattaacattatttaattactaattttaataataacaattaattaattaatagataaataaaataaaaatattattttctagtaTCAAATAGcggataatttattttgagtatTACCAATCACAAAGTGAGGGCTAACATAAAAAAACAGGAAAAGAAGTCATGACAGTgggaaagaaataaaagataattatttagtttagtAAGTCATGGGGTGGGTTTCGTGGTGGTGCTCATCTTGGAAATGGCCGTCGTGGTGGTAGACCATGAATTCGGCTACCTTCATGTTTGGAATGTAGAAGGCACTTGGAGCAAGAGGTCTGTCCAGTGGGTAACCCAGAGGCTTGTAGTCCAGGGAAACGGCTCCACCGATGATCTCGCTGATGTGCTTGCCTTGGTAGTACTTCTTCAAGTACTCGATGTTGTGCTTGTAGACGTCGTAGCCAGTTGTCTGGTCAGACTGGACGTCGTGGTGCATTCCTTGGTGTGTTTCAGTGTGGACTCCTTGGTGTACTTCTGGGTGGACTTCGTGTTTCATTCCTTGTGCGGTACCTCCGACGACGTATGGGTAAGTTGCTCCGTGTTGGTAGATACCTTCACCTTGGTATACTTTGTGTTGTCCTACGGGTAAAATTTGTCCAGCGGGTACTTGGTGTGGATATTGGTGTTGGTATTGGTAAGGTCCTTGTCCTGGCCATTGCTGGTAGACTTGTTGTTGTCCTTGGTATTCTGGGTGGTGGATTCCATGGTATTCTTGGGTTGGCCAAGTTTTTTCGGAGTGTTGGTGGTAGTAGAAGGGGTAGTACTGTGGGTATTTGTGGTAAAGGTAGTGACCGTAGTAGTAGCTCATTTTTTCAACTGGAActgaaattgtaaataaataatttaaggatataattttattaaaataattaaaattaccatCTTTGCCATAAATTCCGTGTTTGTGGTAGTGGGGAACAACATCAAGGGTGTCGTAGAGACCTTGTCCAGTTCTTTGTTCTTGGACCCATGGTTGGTAGTGTTGATCATCGACAACGTGGTAGTGGGGTTTCTGGTAGGTGCGGTATTGAGCAGGTACGACTGGTCCATACTGAGAGATGGTGTGCTCAGGAACGCTGATGACAGCGAAAACTTGGAGTGGGAATCCACCGTAACGTCCTTTGGGAATTGATAGTCTGGCGGGGAATCCGAAGATTTGGGATGGCTCAGTAACGTAGAATGGGTTCTGGGAACGAACTGCGCTGTCGATGTATGTCATCATGTGGTGGACAGTTGGGTAGTCATGGCTCAAGTGTGGGGCGTGGTGAGAGTCTCTGACGATTACGTTCTTGCCTTCTTGGACTGTAACATTAAATTAGGTGATTAGTTAGTTCATTggatctaaataattattgatagttTGACAGTAGACTTACGGTCGTAGACAAATTGATCAAGTTCAACGAAGTAATGTCTGTGGTGGCTGATGTCGACTAATTTTCCATCGTAGTCGTATTTGGGTGCAAGGTAGACACGTACGACTGCGTTGGTGATGGGTTTCTCGGAGTTGACAACAATCTGGTATTCGTATGGCTTGTGGTTGATTCTCTTAACCTCGGCCTTTACTTTAAGGTTCTCTTGCTCGTTCTTGTTGACCGGTTGGAAAATTCCATTGTCGAGGTCGACGATCTGGGTGTCGAAGTAGGTGTTGAGGTCAGGGAACATGATTTTTTCGATGGTTACACCAGGAACAATTAGGTCGTTGTATTGGTAAGCTGGAAGAGACTCCTGGTAACGATGGAATAATTTCATCACACGTTTGTAGAGTTGGTAGAAGGCTGGGTCGCGGACTGATGTCTCATGGAGATCAAGAGCAGATGGAGTGTACTCCCAGATAGTACTGAATTCCGGTGCGTTGCCAAGAAGTTGGTGGGCTACGGCCTGGTAGCTGCCGTAGTAACGTGGGTTTATGGATTTTCCGGTACCTTCAATTATTTCTCCGAGGATGTTGAGTCCTTGGGGATGGAAGAGGGATAGGAAGGATTGCTGGGGTGTAATTACGTAGCCAGAGTCAATGGCATCGACGATTCTTTGTTCAAGAGCGTGTACGTTTCTCACGAGGTCTGCGTAGTAGGGAGTGAGGGTGATTTCGTGAGAGCGACCAGCGAACTGGAGTCCGTTTGTGCAGTACAAGTGTGGGTGGTATGGGGTCTTGATGTGTTCGTAGTCTACTTCATCGATGGGTCCAAGACCTTGGGACAGACGTTCGAGGTTGTAGTGAGCCATAAGTTGTTGGTGGATATACCAGTAGTGTGATCCACGTCCTAAGTGTGATGAGCGATGGGTTTCACTCTCAACTCCATGTACTTTGTAattctgaataaataattaaagaaatcataaataaatcgtAACGGTTTCTTTCAATATAGTGATGGAATACTTACTTCAGGGATCATGTAACCAGCGAGTGCGAAGTAGGCATGGTAGAGAGCAAGACCAATATCGTGGGTGAAGTAAGAGAGTTGGTGCTCTCCGTAAGGAAGGTAGTCAGTGTAGTTTACTGGGATGACAACTGTCTGCTCAGTCATTGGGTTGTCCATACCGTAGATTCTGACATTCTGGGCTTCGTGGATGACACGAGCGTCGAAGTAATGCTGAGGTAGGATTTCATACAGAGCTGGTGGAATAACTCCCTGGGTCTCTGGGTGTTGGAGAAGAGCGGTGATGAATGCCATGATGAACTGGTGTTCATTTACGTGGATCCGGGCCCAAGCAGCAGTCTTGAAAAATACTGAGTAGTTCTTGGCTCCAAGGAGCATACGAGTCAGCATAGAAACTTCTTTGCGAAGTTGGCTGATGGTCATTGAGAAGGGTGTTCCTTTTGGCTGGACATGTCCTTGTTTGACGAGACCGACGTAGTACTCTACCATATGGGGCTCGCTGTAGTCACCATAGCTCTGCTCAATGTCGTAGTTTATTCCCAAGTTGTAGACTTGTTTGTCGGGAGTCGGCTGTGTTATGTGCTCCAACAAGTGGATGATGTCTTGCTGCTTTTTAAGTAATTCCTGGTCGGCTGTCggataaatttaagaaattcaTTAACGCGTCAattattatgtataaattaattaattaaaattaatgcttACCAGCATGCTGTCTTAAAGGAGTCGGGATAGCGGCCACTGCAGCCGCGAGGGCTACCAGCAAGAAAAAGATGCGCATTCTGATTCAAAATCAGAAAACTCTTCTGTACCATActgccaaaatattttcgcTTTTATACCAAATCCATATCGGCGATTTCGGCCATATCTTCATGGCCTTCATGACCTTTGTTTGTTGACTTGTTGTTGTCCGAGGGGACTGCACTGCAATAGTTTATTAATCAACTATCGTCTCTTTAACGCAATCGCGGGTCATCGCTATCAAATATTTGTATAGTTTAGGAATGATGtgatctaaaattttcctACACCAATAAATCCACTAATTACATTActtattttctcattttacTGTCACAGTAATTTGTCAATTGGcgcaaaaaacaaaaaaaaaagaaatattttaatgctaaaattgaaaagtcaatgtacttttatttttaaaaaatgtattacatgatcaaaaaatgatatggaTAAGAATTAGCACATCACGTTTGCTGggtatgatatttttaaaattatcatcattatatattttttttaattgcctaatatttaatattagtaACTTATTTTGTCTCTGTCATTCTGATAAGTTGTATCAACATCTGCAATGAACAAGactaatacaaaaaaataaaacgagacACGTAAATGaaatgaacaaaataatttattacgttgattataaactattttttaattttttatttacttaaaaattacggcagtttactttctttttaattaaattttttaatcgagattgaaaacgaaaaaaagGAAACATTTAGCGTTTTCTCAAATCCTACAAtaaggataaaaattttatttttttttttcaaattttgattcacAGAAAATTATCATTTCTTCTCTATGAGTGTAAAAGAAGAAAGAGAAGTGACGTTTTCTCTATAATCACAGCTAGAATTCAAATATCTATGAAATACAATTTACAggctacaaaattttattttttttaattttaatttaatttttgaaagataattctgtttttttctttcagtgtGAAAAAGAGCGATTACATTTCACCCTCAGTCCAACCTCCAGATGTCTACAAGttatctgtaataattataatttgacaaTAACGTTACTTATAAGTTTagtgtataaatttttgacatttaaaagatatcttaaaaaaaaaaaacatttcattttaattacgCAATAACTCTAATTgcaaattgaatttaaaaacccgctaaaataatttttagttgatttagtgaaatacatttttttaaaattcatcagACTCAAAATGTCTTGACCGATAACTTTTAACTTTTACAATAagatatcttttaaataattttatatgagaTATCGCTCTTGGCTATCTTTCAGTTTATCTTCATGCTGAatgcattattttaaaatctcattCTCAATATTTCTTCATCAAGTACatgttaattaacatttataataattaacaacaatCTAGTCAATGATAATTAGCAGCATTTGTCCGACTTTCATCATCTTATATCtgcatcaatttaaaaatatttttccacaccataaattttgaacgttattataattattaaaagtaataaaatccTTTCACCggaagtaaattaattttttttaatttttccttattaaaaatttgaattttaaaacgcATTTACTTTTCGcgctaaaaaattcaaaataaaaaactgcgtagaaaaattaaaaaaattacgatttcGAATCCTGGACCTGGACCTggtgaataaaataagtagTCATTGTAGGATCGATGGATTCGCGCATAATCTTGGtagaattttacaaaaatggTAGTAGTGTGTGTACTTGACATTATACAACAATTGTTCCATCTCTCTCCATcatgacaatttattttacaacttCTCTCTCTTAATTCCTAACCTTGAAATACTCAGACCTCTACCCAGACCAAACTACCCCCTGGATGGTGTGTGAACCCTACCCTAGACTCTACACACTGGCAATGTTGGCCTCTGCCAGTATTGGCAACCACCCACAGTGTTCTCTGCATGTGGGGTGTGTTTTTCTTTCACCTTCACACccatatgttcatatatacatatatataaatgtgtataGTATCTGTAAGCCGCGGAAATGTGTTGGTTGATGGCTTTGGTAGCTGAAACTGAGTGCGAGGAAGAGCATGACGGTTGGCTGGTAGGTTACCGAAGTAAAGTGActggataaaataataaaggtTAAAAAAAGGTCAAACTTTTGGGTCGGATAACAGTAAgggtgatttttttatatatatattaaatatatgtggaTGTTTGAATGTTATGTGTAAGTTGATGTGATGATATACTGGAATTGAGTGTATGGATGACTGACAATGCTTTGGATTTGCGCGCGTATTTTTCCAAGGTGCGTTTGATTTTTGTGACGAGCTAACAACAGAACAGGGACAACGGGAGTCAAAGGAAAGCATACCCACCACCACCTACACTGCATACACTGGTGCTGGTGCACTAGTTCGTTATCATATATCAGCACCATCATTACATTATACTGCATAGTAGACTAGTATAGAGTATCCAGTCGGTTGGTTGTAAGTTAAAGTAAAAGAGGTTAGATGTGCCGAGGTTAACGAAACAGAGTTTGAGTGAGTGCTCAATACTCCAAGGACAATGGAGTTTAGTGACAAGTAAATAAACCTGGAGACTTGATACACTTGGAGCTTGATGGGTTGTTGGTTTAGTCACTAGTGTCCGGGCCAGAAAGCTAGGAAGCATGGTCCAGCGACCGGTCGCACCGAGACGTAATGTCAGGATACTCCTGATTGGTGACCAAGGTGTGGGCAAGACATCGCTGATACTGTCCTTGGTCAGTGAGGAATATGCCGAAGATGTTCCCAAGAAAGCTGAGGAAATTACCATCCCTGCGGATGTAACTCCTGAGCAGGTTCCCACTCACATTGTTGATTACTCTGGTGAGTGCATGtaactgtttatttttttttagttcattgTTAGTGGCTAttgttggaaaataatttcttttgtttCTAATTTTAGCTACGGAGCAGACAGATGATCAGCTAAAGGAAGAAATTCAAAAGGCTCATGTCATTTGTGTCGTGTACGCGGTTGATGATGACGACACGCTTGACAGGGTTGCTAATTACTGGTTACCTCTCATCAGAAAGTGTTCCACCAGCAATAGATGTCCTGTGGTATTGGTTGGAAACAAAATAGATCTAGTAGATTACTCAAATATTGAGGCGTACCATGCGATAATGAAAGAGTTCTCCGAAGTTGAAAGTTGTATCGAGTGTTCAGCTAAAACGctacaaaatatttcagaaatgTTTTACTATGCACAAAAAGCTGTACTTCATCCTACTACGCCACTTTACAATGACAGTACACAagaagtaattattattaattttttttttttttttttttttcatttttgtggctttaaattaaatttatttttattttacagctCACTGAGGAATGTAAAATTGCTTTACaaagaatatttaaagtaaggacatttcatttcatttattattattattattattgttgattcAAATAGAATTcgtcagcagccagtcagaaaaaaattaatttaagaccaaTGTGATCAACTATTAGCATAAACGCTAATtgtcatttgaaatttataatcaagcagaaactataaatactatttatcatttgctctcatttttataaaactaaatcACAGTCAGAGCTgtcatttacataaataaaattaatggttTGAAATTAGTATTAAACAAATGACGTGTCAGAATTTAAATAGCGAATGTCTTCAGTCAACAAGCAGAAacattatttgatttttccaAGGGGTGAAGGCATTTGTAATTTACACATTTGTTAATATTCGTTCGTGACATTGGAGTATCTTTTGACTGgctgtagagacactgaaactgAGTTTTGATGGtgatctaataaaaaaaatgatttctttaGATTTGTGACTTTGATAATGATGGTTTACTAAATGACATGGAGCTAAATGCGTTCCAACAATCATGTTTTAATACGCCGCTGCAGCCACAAGTCCTTGAGGACGTAAAAGCTGtgttatcgaaaaatataaacgaTGGTACTTGCAACGGGTGTGTTACTATGAAAGGTTTTATGTATTtacaatgtttatttatacaacGGGGTAGGAATGAAACAACATGGGCAGCACTGAGGAAATTCGGATACGATAATGAATTACAAATGTCCAAAGAATATATTCATCCTCCGTAAGtattttaacataatttaattgatgtattatttattaattataattaaattaacagcCTCAAAGTACCGCAAGGATGTACAACAGAATTGTCTCACAAGGGGCAGGAGtttttaacaatattatttatgcaGCATGATAGAGATCGTGACGGTGCTCTGTCGCCTTCTGAAATGGAATCATTGTTTTCGCGTTGCGTAACTCCGCCATGGGGAGACGAGTTCAAATATACAGTAGCGACTAATGAAAAGGTTCGttggctaatttttattttattaaatttaatttattacatgtacatgtatatataatatatactgagctggtaatttttatcgtaGGGCTGGATAACGTATCAAGGATACATGTGTCAATGGGCACTAATAACTCTAACCAATGTACGTAAAACACTTGAATACATGGCGTATCTCgggtacaatatttttaatgacgaGTGTCAGACGAGTGCGGTGACTGTtacgagagaaaaaaaattagatctcgCTAAGAAGCAATCGAGTCGTAATGTTTACACTTGTCACGTAATTGGACCAAAGAGCAGTGGGAAGACGACACTGTGCAGGAGTTTTGTTGATCCTAAACTTGAagtaagatttattaattaaaataattatttactttattatataaagataacttatcatttttttttttacgatttgtAGAAATTGACCGATGAGAAAGTACCatcaaattcaaatgtcaCAGTAAATACTGTACATGTGTATGGTcaagaaaaaacaataatactaCGAGacataaatattatgaatGTTCAAGATGCCTTGACTCCCGCACAAATTCAATGTGATGCTGCGGCACTTGTTTATGATGCAAGTAATCCGAAATC
The sequence above is drawn from the Microplitis demolitor isolate Queensland-Clemson2020A chromosome 3, iyMicDemo2.1a, whole genome shotgun sequence genome and encodes:
- the LOC103579040 gene encoding troponin C isoform X2; the encoded protein is MEEDEQKTAIMRKAFQMFDTTKSGFIDTIKISTILNTMGQLFDDAELNAIIAENDPDKVGKVNFDGFCKIAGRFLEEEDAEAMQEELKEAFRLYDREGNGYITTATLKEILAALDDKLTSSDLDGIIAEIDTDGSGTVDFDEFMEMMTGE
- the LOC103579040 gene encoding troponin C isoform X1, giving the protein MEEDEQKTAIMRKAFQMFDTTKSGFIDTIKISTILNTMGQLFDDAELNAIIAENDPDKVGKVNFDGFCKIAGRFLEEEDAEAMQEELKEAFRLYDREGNGYITTATLKEILAALDDKLTSSDLDGIIAEIDTDGSGTVDFDEFMEMMTGE
- the LOC103579038 gene encoding hexamerin, which produces MRIFFLLVALAAAVAAIPTPLRQHAADQELLKKQQDIIHLLEHITQPTPDKQVYNLGINYDIEQSYGDYSEPHMVEYYVGLVKQGHVQPKGTPFSMTISQLRKEVSMLTRMLLGAKNYSVFFKTAAWARIHVNEHQFIMAFITALLQHPETQGVIPPALYEILPQHYFDARVIHEAQNVRIYGMDNPMTEQTVVIPVNYTDYLPYGEHQLSYFTHDIGLALYHAYFALAGYMIPENYKVHGVESETHRSSHLGRGSHYWYIHQQLMAHYNLERLSQGLGPIDEVDYEHIKTPYHPHLYCTNGLQFAGRSHEITLTPYYADLVRNVHALEQRIVDAIDSGYVITPQQSFLSLFHPQGLNILGEIIEGTGKSINPRYYGSYQAVAHQLLGNAPEFSTIWEYTPSALDLHETSVRDPAFYQLYKRVMKLFHRYQESLPAYQYNDLIVPGVTIEKIMFPDLNTYFDTQIVDLDNGIFQPVNKNEQENLKVKAEVKRINHKPYEYQIVVNSEKPITNAVVRVYLAPKYDYDGKLVDISHHRHYFVELDQFVYDLQEGKNVIVRDSHHAPHLSHDYPTVHHMMTYIDSAVRSQNPFYVTEPSQIFGFPARLSIPKGRYGGFPLQVFAVISVPEHTISQYGPVVPAQYRTYQKPHYHVVDDQHYQPWVQEQRTGQGLYDTLDVVPHYHKHGIYGKDVPVEKMSYYYGHYLYHKYPQYYPFYYHQHSEKTWPTQEYHGIHHPEYQGQQQVYQQWPGQGPYQYQHQYPHQVPAGQILPVGQHKVYQGEGIYQHGATYPYVVGGTAQGMKHEVHPEVHQGVHTETHQGMHHDVQSDQTTGYDVYKHNIEYLKKYYQGKHISEIIGGAVSLDYKPLGYPLDRPLAPSAFYIPNMKVAEFMVYHHDGHFQDEHHHETHPMTY
- the LOC103579037 gene encoding mitochondrial Rho GTPase isoform X3, producing MVQRPVAPRRNVRILLIGDQGVGKTSLILSLVSEEYAEDVPKKAEEITIPADVTPEQVPTHIVDYSATEQTDDQLKEEIQKAHVICVVYAVDDDDTLDRVANYWLPLIRKCSTSNRCPVVLVGNKIDLVDYSNIEAYHAIMKEFSEVESCIECSAKTLQNISEMFYYAQKAVLHPTTPLYNDSTQELTEECKIALQRIFKICDFDNDGLLNDMELNAFQQSCFNTPLQPQVLEDVKAVLSKNINDGTCNGCVTMKGFMYLQCLFIQRGRNETTWAALRKFGYDNELQMSKEYIHPPLKVPQGCTTELSHKGQEFLTILFMQHDRDRDGALSPSEMESLFSRCVTPPWGDEFKYTVATNEKGWITYQGYMCQWALITLTNVRKTLEYMAYLGYNIFNDECQTSAVTVTREKKLDLAKKQSSRNVYTCHVIGPKSSGKTTLCRSFVDPKLEKLTDEKVPSNSNVTVNTVHVYGQEKTIILRDINIMNVQDALTPAQIQCDAAALVYDASNPKSFEYIARIYIKYFADSKIPVLIVANKSDLSEVKQEYLLQPASFCNKYKLMPPQPYSVTRTVRPEIFVKLATMAAFPRFQAAWVLFYKHSTFRRMVYMLLDNPSPRQWWSSFTRHMKQFGLMQGDSVVWWKAGLGLAAATVAGFIMMKVFNSEKR
- the LOC103579037 gene encoding mitochondrial Rho GTPase isoform X1, with product MVQRPVAPRRNVRILLIGDQGVGKTSLILSLVSEEYAEDVPKKAEEITIPADVTPEQVPTHIVDYSATEQTDDQLKEEIQKAHVICVVYAVDDDDTLDRVANYWLPLIRKCSTSNRCPVVLVGNKIDLVDYSNIEAYHAIMKEFSEVESCIECSAKTLQNISEMFYYAQKAVLHPTTPLYNDSTQELTEECKIALQRIFKICDFDNDGLLNDMELNAFQQSCFNTPLQPQVLEDVKAVLSKNINDGTCNGCVTMKGFMYLQCLFIQRGRNETTWAALRKFGYDNELQMSKEYIHPPLKVPQGCTTELSHKGQEFLTILFMQHDRDRDGALSPSEMESLFSRCVTPPWGDEFKYTVATNEKGWITYQGYMCQWALITLTNVRKTLEYMAYLGYNIFNDECQTSAVTVTREKKLDLAKKQSSRNVYTCHVIGPKSSGKTTLCRSFVDPKLEKLTDEKVPSNSNVTVNTVHVYGQEKTIILRDINIMNVQDALTPAQIQCDAAALVYDASNPKSFEYIARIYIKYFADSKIPVLIVANKSDLSEVKQEYLLQPASFCNKYKLMPPQPYSVTRTVRPEIFVKLATMAAFPRFQAAWVLFYKHRHMKQFGLMQGDSVVWWKAGLGLAAATVAGFIMMKVFNSEKR
- the LOC103579037 gene encoding mitochondrial Rho GTPase isoform X2, yielding MVQRPVAPRRNVRILLIGDQGVGKTSLILSLVSEEYAEDVPKKAEEITIPADVTPEQVPTHIVDYSATEQTDDQLKEEIQKAHVICVVYAVDDDDTLDRVANYWLPLIRKCSTSNRCPVVLVGNKIDLVDYSNIEAYHAIMKEFSEVESCIECSAKTLQNISEMFYYAQKAVLHPTTPLYNDSTQELTEECKIALQRIFKICDFDNDGLLNDMELNAFQQSCFNTPLQPQVLEDVKAVLSKNINDGTCNGCVTMKGFMYLQCLFIQRGRNETTWAALRKFGYDNELQMSKEYIHPPLKVPQGCTTELSHKGQEFLTILFMQHDRDRDGALSPSEMESLFSRCVTPPWGDEFKYTVATNEKGWITYQGYMCQWALITLTNVRKTLEYMAYLGYNIFNDECQTSAVTVTREKKLDLAKKQSSRNVYTCHVIGPKSSGKTTLCRSFVDPKLEKLTDEKVPSNSNVTVNTVHVYGQEKTIILRDINIMNVQDALTPAQIQCDAAALVYDASNPKSFEYIARIYIKYFADSKIPVLIVANKSDLSEVKQEYLLQPASFCNKYKLMPPQPYSVTRTVRPEIFVKLATMAAFPHMKQFGLMQGDSVVWWKAGLGLAAATVAGFIMMKVFNSEKR